The Megachile rotundata isolate GNS110a chromosome 3, iyMegRotu1, whole genome shotgun sequence genome includes a window with the following:
- the Galk gene encoding N-acetylgalactosamine kinase: protein MSKNASGTSDLEPEERVPILQLDEKTLKSLNYLLEDFKDRFSIKPSFFVKVPGRVNLIGEHIDYCGYAVCPMAIEQHIIIAVAPTEDDKVFVANTNPNYGGFCYSFEQLTHTVREGAPIQWSNYFMSGVQGALEKLPRACTPKGFIALVDGDIPPNAGLSSSSALVSAALLLTMHVNKQPLPKCRLAVHSANAERYVGTMGGGMDQAIAFLGEQGSALLIEFNPLRSSDITLPETAVFVIAHSQTCHNKASTRDYNLRVMECQLAALMIANKRNMPLEQVKRLSSVQDFLGASLEEMASIVAADFHEEPYTMDEICKNLGVTEDRLRSLSLRDFNDSQTFKLRQRALHVFQEAARVIEFQRVCEDSTMTEEEKLRRLGDLMCKSHESLQKLYECSHPSVDALVEKAMSCGALGARLTGAGWGGCIVAITTKDKVSEFVDKLKTEVMRCGVKQRFQAVDLVFPTEPSQGAVIYTS from the exons ATGTCGAAGAATGCCAGTGGGACGTCCGACCTGGAACCGGAAGAACGAGTTCCCATTCTACAGCTAGATGAGAAGACCCTCAAAAGCTTGAATTATCTGCTGGAGGATTTCAAAGACCGTTTCTCTATCAAACCTTCCTTTTTCGTTAAAGTTCCAGGAAG AGTTAATTTAATTGGCGAGCACATCGATTATTGCGGATACGCTGTTTGCCCAATGGCAATCGAGCAGCACATAATCATCGCCGTGGCTCCTACCGAGGATGATAAAGTTTTTGTCGCCAACACAAATCCCAACTACGGAGGCTTCTGCTACAGTTTTGAACAACTGAC CCATACCGTCAGAGAGGGCGCACCAATACAGTGGTCTAACTATTTCATGAGCGGAGTACAAGGAGCTCTCGAAAAGCTCCCGCGGGCATGTACACCTAAGGGATTCATAGCCCTAGTTGACGGAGACATTCCTCCTAATGCGGGCCTTTCGAGCTCCAGCGCTTTGGTTTCTGCCGCGCTGCTGTTGACCATGCATGTCAATAAG CAACCATTGCCGAAATGTCGACTGGCTGTCCACAGCGCCAACGCCGAAAGGTACGTCGGCACCATGGGTGGCGGTATGGATCAGGCAATCGCCTTTCTTGGAGAACAAG GTTCTGCATTGCTAATCGAATTCAACCCGCTACGTAGCAGCGATATCACGTTACCGGAAACCGCAGTGTTCGTAATAGCCCATAGCCAGACATGTCACAACAAAGCGTCCACGAGGGATTATAATTTAAGGGTCATGGAATGTCAACTTGCTGCACTG ATGATAGCAAACAAAAGGAACATGCCTTTGGAACAAGTAAAAAGATTAAGCAGCGTTCAAGATTTCCTAGGTGCGAGCTTAGAAGAAATGGCGTCCATAGTAGCAGCTGACTTTCACGAAGAACCGTACACCATGGACGAG ATCTGCAAAAATCTGGGCGTTACGGAAGATAGGTTGAGGAGCCTGTCGTTAAGAGATTTTAACGATTCACAAACCTTTAAATTGAGGCAAAGAGCTTTACATGTCTTTCAAG AAGCAGCAAGGGTgatagaattccaacgcgtctgCGAAGACAGCACCATGACGGAAGAAGAGAAGCTTCGACGGTTAGGCGATCTGATGTGCAAGAGCCACGAGAGTCTTCAGAAACTGTACGAGTGCAGCCATCCAAGCGTTGATGCACTCGTCGAAAAGGCCATGAGTTGCGGTGCACTCGGGGCAAGACTCACGGGAGCAGG GTGGGGCGGATGCATAGTGGCCATCACGACGAAAGACAAGGTTTCGGAATTTGTGGACAAACTGAAAACGGAGGTGATGAGATGCGGAGTGAAGCAGAGGTTCCAGGCGGTGGATCTGGTATTTCCAACGGAACCGAGCCAGGGTGCTGTAATTTACACGAGTTAA